From a region of the Planktothrix sp. FACHB-1365 genome:
- a CDS encoding LysR substrate-binding domain-containing protein, with product MQEVSNFTMAGMTLEQLRIFLAVAEHLHFTRAAENLYITQPAVSAAIQSLETEYRVKLFHRIGRHVEITEAGQLLQLEAQKILEQVALTERGLKELNNLQRGELKLGSSLTIGNYWLPEKISQFQRQYSGIIVNCTLANTEEICLGTANGHFDLGLIEGEVKPSLQKLLSQEEVGSDRLLIIVGQSHPWFNREKVDLTELKNTDWVMREPGSGTQQRLEEALQNWGINLSELKVILVLNTGEMVKSVVEEGHVAAGISELMVKKELKLGILKAIRIVDYRQPSRKELELIRPFLKIKHCQRFQTRISQTFEKMLLLNEINLQLTQRNVC from the coding sequence ATGCAAGAGGTGAGTAACTTTACAATGGCTGGAATGACCCTAGAGCAACTGCGGATTTTTTTGGCGGTAGCAGAACATCTACACTTTACCCGTGCGGCTGAGAACCTCTATATTACGCAACCGGCGGTTAGTGCTGCGATTCAAAGCTTAGAAACCGAATATCGAGTCAAGTTATTTCATCGGATTGGTCGCCACGTTGAAATTACAGAAGCGGGACAATTACTGCAACTTGAAGCTCAAAAAATTTTGGAACAAGTCGCCTTAACCGAACGCGGATTAAAAGAGTTAAATAATTTGCAACGGGGAGAACTCAAGTTAGGATCAAGTTTAACAATTGGAAACTATTGGCTACCGGAAAAAATTAGTCAATTTCAACGGCAATATTCAGGAATTATTGTTAACTGTACCTTAGCAAATACCGAGGAAATTTGTTTAGGGACAGCCAACGGACACTTTGATTTAGGATTAATTGAAGGGGAAGTCAAACCTTCTTTACAAAAATTGTTAAGTCAGGAGGAAGTTGGCAGCGATCGCTTATTAATTATTGTTGGACAATCCCATCCTTGGTTTAACCGAGAAAAAGTTGATTTAACAGAGCTTAAAAATACAGATTGGGTCATGCGAGAACCGGGTTCAGGAACTCAACAACGGTTAGAAGAAGCGTTACAAAATTGGGGAATTAATCTCAGTGAATTAAAGGTTATTTTAGTTTTAAATACCGGAGAAATGGTAAAATCTGTTGTCGAAGAAGGTCATGTAGCCGCCGGAATTTCTGAACTAATGGTTAAAAAAGAATTAAAATTAGGAATTTTAAAGGCGATTCGGATTGTTGATTATCGTCAACCTTCTCGTAAAGAATTAGAATTGATTCGACCTTTTTTAAAAATCAAACATTGTCAACGGTTTCAAACTCGTATTTCTCAAACCTTTGAAAAAATGTTATTATTGAATGAGATTAATTTACAGTTAACGCAAAGAAATGTTTGCTAA
- a CDS encoding prohibitin family protein produces MPRYQLFLKPANLIFVFLLLLIFFNPLIIVNAGERGILMVFGQVQSEILNEGLHFIIPVAETVQKMTVRIQKQEISAEASSKDLQEVFTDVALNWHIIPEEVNLAFQQIGDEQAIIEAIINPVIEEILKAVMAKYTAEEIITCRENVKSEVDHLLTSQLINYHIQVDNISLVHVHFSQRFTDAVEAKQIAEQDAKKAGFLVLKAIKEAEVKVNLAKGEAEAHSLLQKTLTPEILHQKIIDKWNGSLPLVVDDKFIHGFKLES; encoded by the coding sequence ATGCCCAGATATCAATTATTTTTGAAGCCAGCTAACCTGATTTTTGTATTTTTATTACTTTTAATTTTCTTCAATCCTCTGATTATTGTTAATGCTGGAGAACGGGGAATTTTAATGGTATTTGGTCAGGTTCAGTCTGAAATTTTGAATGAAGGATTGCATTTTATTATTCCTGTGGCTGAAACAGTACAAAAGATGACTGTCCGTATTCAAAAACAGGAAATATCAGCTGAAGCTTCCTCAAAAGATTTACAGGAGGTGTTTACGGATGTGGCATTGAATTGGCATATTATCCCTGAAGAAGTTAATTTAGCGTTTCAACAAATTGGGGATGAACAAGCCATTATTGAAGCGATTATTAATCCCGTGATTGAGGAAATTCTCAAAGCGGTTATGGCTAAATATACCGCCGAAGAAATTATTACTTGTCGGGAAAATGTAAAATCAGAAGTGGATCATTTATTAACAAGCCAATTAATTAATTATCACATTCAAGTCGATAATATTTCTCTAGTTCATGTTCATTTTTCCCAACGGTTTACCGATGCTGTGGAAGCCAAACAAATTGCTGAACAGGATGCTAAAAAAGCCGGATTTTTAGTTTTGAAAGCAATTAAAGAAGCAGAAGTTAAGGTCAATTTAGCCAAAGGAGAAGCTGAAGCTCATAGTTTACTGCAAAAAACCTTAACTCCCGAAATTTTGCACCAAAAAATTATTGATAAATGGAATGGAAGTTTACCTTTAGTTGTAGATGATAAATTCATTCATGGATTTAAGCTAGAATCCTGA
- a CDS encoding phosphatase PAP2 family protein, translating into MSDFNPHKPSLRNWSSVQDWFILHWRFLVLGISLPLLLFGILALKVGESSSGLPWDLSILFALHAMEQPQLESWAIILTFTCTSLGIVFLAAPVILILGYQKQWRSLLYLILTLSGSGIISQSAKVFFHRMRPHLWQSSYPFPSTFSFPSGHALLSMTFVTVFILLTWRTKWRELVIGLGGLFVLAIAWTRLYLGVHFPSDILAGWFLAITWSILSSLLLNIHQFNRIVDTQSSTVLES; encoded by the coding sequence ATGTCTGATTTTAATCCCCATAAACCGTCATTGAGGAACTGGAGTTCTGTTCAAGACTGGTTCATCCTGCATTGGCGGTTTTTAGTATTAGGAATTTCTTTACCCTTACTGTTGTTTGGAATTCTAGCTTTAAAAGTAGGTGAAAGTTCCAGTGGTCTACCTTGGGATTTATCAATTTTATTCGCCCTTCATGCTATGGAGCAACCTCAACTCGAAAGCTGGGCGATTATCTTAACCTTTACTTGTACTTCTCTAGGAATCGTTTTCCTAGCAGCTCCGGTTATTTTAATTTTAGGGTATCAAAAACAATGGCGATCGCTTTTGTATTTAATTTTAACGCTTTCAGGAAGTGGAATTATCAGCCAATCTGCTAAAGTTTTCTTTCATCGAATGCGACCTCATTTGTGGCAATCTTCCTATCCTTTTCCTTCAACTTTTTCTTTTCCCAGTGGTCACGCACTCTTGAGTATGACCTTTGTAACCGTCTTCATTTTACTGACTTGGAGAACAAAATGGCGAGAGTTAGTAATTGGTTTAGGCGGATTATTTGTCCTGGCAATTGCTTGGACAAGACTGTATTTAGGTGTTCATTTTCCCAGTGATATTTTAGCGGGTTGGTTTCTGGCTATCACTTGGTCAATTCTCAGTAGTTTATTATTAAATATTCACCAATTTAATCGAATTGTAGATACTCAATCTTCTACTGTTCTTGAAAGTTAA